The genome window CGCGTCCACGTGCGTCGTCCGGAGGAACCACGCCTTCCAGGGCGTGATCCCCTCCTTCGTCCGCCCGTCGGCGGATTTCCACCCGACTCCGGATCTCTCACACGTGGAGACACCCGTGCCTGCTGGCATCGCATCCCCTGCTCGCGCGCCCGAACACGCCGCGCTGACCGCGCTGATCGACCGGGCCCGCGCCGACGACGAACGGCGCGCGGCCGACCTGCGAACCGAGCAGGCCCGGATCTCGGTCGCTTTCCTGACCGTCCAAAGTGCACAACACGCCGGAAGGCGCTCGGGCTACGCCAACTTCGTGCTGAGCGTGCGGGTAGGCAACGCGGTCGGTTCCTGCGCCGTCGAAGCCGGCGAGGCGGATTCGCTCGACGTGGGCGATCTCGCCGGCCGCACCGTCACCGAGCTGCTCGGGCACCGCCAGGCGCCGGTCCGGGTCGCCGTGCTCGACGCCTACCTGGCCTGGCTGCAACCGCACTCCCAGCACCCGAGGTCCAGCCTCGTGCACGTCCCTGCCGGTACCTCGCTGGAGAAGTCGGTGGCCAGGGCCCGCGCGGTGGCCGACCTGGTGCCCGTGCGGCCGGGCGGCGCGGTCGCGGTGATCGGGGTGGTGAACTCGCTGCTCGCCGCGCTCGGCGAACGCGGCGCGCACCGCGTCCCGTGTGACCTGCGCGGCGGGACGACCGAGTGGGGCGAGCCGGTCACGACCGACCACCGCGAGGCGATCTCCCGCGCCGACGCGGTGCTCGCCTCGGGGATGGTCCTGGGCAACGGGACCTTCGACGAGATCTCCGCGCTGTGCCGGGAACGCGGGCTTGCGCTGGTCGTGTTCGCCCAGACCGGGAGCGCGGTGTTGCGGGAGCTGGTCGGCACCCACGTGCACGCGCTGTCGGCCGAGCCCTACCCGTTCTTCTGGCTCACCGGCGACGGCACCGACATCCACACCTACGTGGCCCAGGGCGGTGATGCGACGTGCTGACCGCTCGAGCCGACGTGCGCGGCGGGGCCAGGTGCGCCTCGGTCCTGGACCTCATCGGCGACACCCCGGTCCTGCGGGTCGACACGCCGCTGCCTCACCCCCACCCCGGTTTCTGGGCGAAGCTGGAGGGTTTCGCGCCGGGCGGGATGAAGGCCAGGGCCGCGCTGTCGCTGCTGCGGGGCGCCCGGCGCCGGGGCGAGCTGCGCCCGGGTGGCGCGGTGGTCGAGTCGACCAGCGGCACGCTGGGCATCGGGCTCGCCTGCGTCGGCACCGCGCTGGGACATCCGGTCGTGATCGTCGCCGACCGCGAGCTCGACGGGATGACCGCGGCACTCCTGCGCGCCCACGGCGCCCGGGTCGAGATCGTGACCGAACCGCATCCGGTCGGCGGATGGCAGCGCGCCCGCCGCGAACGCGTGGCGCGACTGCTCGCCGAACTCCCCGGCGCCTACTGGCCCGACCAGTACAACAACCCCGACAACCCGGCCGGGTACCGCGGTCTGGGCGAGGAACTGGTGCAGCAGTTCGACCAGCTGGACGCGGTGGTGTGCAGCGTCGGCACCGGCGGGCACAGCGCGGGGATAGCGCCGGTCGTGCGCGCGCGGTGGCCGCACGTGCGCATCGTCGGGGTGGACTCGGTCGGCTCCACGGTGTTCGGCCAGGACGCCGCGCGGCGGCTGATGCGCGGGCTGGGCAGCAGCATCCACCCGGGCAACGTCGACTACGACATCTTCGACGAAGTGCACTGGATCGGACCGGCCGAAGCCGCCGACTCCTGCCGCAGGCTCGCCGCCGGGGCGTTCGTCACCGGCGGCTGGAGCACCGGAGCGGTGGCGATGGCCGCCGCGTGGTGCGCCCGGGAGCTGGGCTCGGACCGGGTCTGCGGGGTCTTCCCCGACGGGCCGCACCGCTACTGGCAGTCGATCTACGCCGACGACTACCTCGCCGAGCACCACCTGGGCGCCCCGGTCACCGAACCGCTCGACGACGCCGGACCGCACTCGGCCCTCGGCTGGGTGCGCACCGGCAAGGTCGTCGACCCCTGTTCCCTGCGCTCCGCCGAGGGGCTGCCCTGCACCGTGTGCGGAGAGGAGGACGCGCTGTGAACACCAGCGAGTTCCGGCGGCTCTCGCCCGCCTCCAAGCTGCTGGTGGTCAACCAGTTCGGCATCAACGTGGGCTTCTACATGCTCATGCCGTTCCTGGCCGCCTACATGAGCCACAACCTCGGCTACGGCGCCGCGGTGGTCGGCCTGGTGCTGGGCGTGCGCAACCTGAGCCAGCAGGGGATGTTCCTGCTCGGTGGCACCGCCGCCGACCGGCTCGGCTGCCGGCCGATGATCATCACCGGCTGCGCGCTGCGGGTGCTGGCCTTCGGGCTGTTCAGCGTGCTGACCTCGCTGCCCGGGCTGTTCGCGGCGGCCATGCTCACCGGGCTGGCGGGCGCGCTGTTCAACCCCGCCGTGCGCACCTACCTGATGCACGAGGCGGGAGAACGGCGCGCCGAGACCTTCGCCGTGTTCAACGTGTTCGCCCACGCGGGCACGCTCGTCGGTCCGCTGCTGGGCGCCGCGCTGCTGCGGGTCGACTTCCGGCTGATCGCGGTCGTGGCGTGCGTCGCGTTCGCGGTGCTGACGATCGCGCAGGCCGTCGTGCTCCCCCACCGCGAGGTCGAGCCCCAGCGCCAGAGCGTGCTGGGCAGCTGGCGCACCGTCGTGGCCAACCGCAGGTTCCTGGCGTTCACGCTGGCGCTGTCGGCGTACTTCGGGCTCTACAACCAGCTCTACCTCTCGCTGCCGCTGGAGGCGCAGCGCGTCTCCGGGCTGAGCGAGGCGGTAGCGGTGGTCTTCGCGGTCTCCACGCTGATCGGCGTCCTCGGCCAGGTGCGCATCACGCGGTGGTGCAGGCAGAGGTGGAGCGCGGGCCGCTCGGTCGCCATCGGGCTGACGTGCATGGGCGTTTCCTTCGTGCCGGTGATGCTGACCGGTCCGCTGCTGCCGGTGCGGGCGAGCGGCGAGCTCGACTGGGCCGCGACCGCCGCTGTGTGCGTGCCGGTGCTGCTGACCACCGCGCTGTTCACCGTCGGGATGGCGATCACCAACCCGTTCGCGATGGAACTGCTGCCGCTGGTGGGCAGCGAGCGGCTGGCGGGGACCTACTACGGCTTCTACTACCTCGTCTCCAGCGTGGTCGCGGCCGGGGTCGGCTGGCTGGCCGGGGCGCTGCTCGACCTCACCGGCGAGACGGCGCTGGCCTGGTCGCCGTGGCTGGCGCTGCTCGTGGTCGGGCTGGCCGGCGGCGCGGGTGCGGCGCTGATGGAACGACGCGGCCTGCTCGGCCGCACCGAGCGGGCCGAACCGGTGCCCGCGACGACCCGGGAGGGGACGGCGTAGTGCTTCGCTTCGATCGACGGACCGCGCTCAAGGCCGCGCTCGGCGCGGTCGCCGCCGCGCCGCTGGCCGCCTGCGGTGCGGCGGGCGCGCCTGACGGGCGGTTGCGGGTGGCGTTCCCCACCGCCGGGGCCAAGGAGACGCTCGACCCGCACACCAGCTCCCTGTTCGTCGACCAGGCGCGGGCGAAGGCGCTGTTCGACACGCTCGTCGGCTACGCCGACGACATGAGCCCGGTACCGCGCCTGGCCGAGTCGTGGGAGCCCGACGCCACCGGCACCCGGTGGTCGGTCCGGCTGCGCGCCGCCCGGTTCCACGACAACCGGCCCGTCACCGCCGACGACGTGCTCTACAGCTACCGCCGTGTCGCCGACCCGGCCACGGGCTCGCCCGCGGCGCGGCAGTTCGCCGGGGTCGACTTCGGTGCGAGCCGCGTGCGCTCGGCCACCGAGCTGGAACTGGTGCTGCGGGAGCCGAACTTCGAGTTCCCCTCGGCCTGGGGCGCTCCCGCCACCGAGATCGTGCCCGCGGGCACGACCGGATTCTCCGCGCCGGTCGGCTCCGGGCCCTTCCGGTTCAAGTCGTTCCAGCCCGGCGGCTCGACCGTCCTCGCCCGCTTCGACGGGTACTGGGAGGGTGCGCCGACTCCGCCCGAGCTGGAGTTCGTGCCGGTCAACGAGGAGAGCGCGCGGGTTGCGGCGCTGCTGTCCGGCCAGGTGCACTACGCCCACGACGTCAGCGCGAACTCGGCCACGCTGCTGGGGCGCGACTCGCGCACCCGCGTGCTCGCCGCGACCGGCGGGACGATGCAGGCGGTGGCGCTGAAGGTCGACCGGCCTCCGTTCGACGATCCGCGCCTGGTGCGCGCGATCGTGTCCGGTGTGGACAGACGCGCGCTGGTCGACGTGGTGCTGAGCGGTCACGGCAAGCCCGGCAACGACCTGTTCGGCATGGGGCTGGAGTACTACCCGCAGGATCTGCCTCCCCGCGAACGCGATGTCGAGCTCGCACGCTCACTGGTGCGGGAGGCCGGCGCGGAGGGCCTGGCCTTCGACCTGCACACCAGCGCGGCCGACCCCTACTTCGAGTCGGCGGCGATCCTGCTCTCCCAGCAGCTCGCCGAGATCGGCCTGCGGGCGGCCCCGCGCGTGGGGCCGTCGGAGACCTACTTCTCCGACATCAAGAAGATCGGCACCGCCGCCCACACCAGGACCGCTCCCCTGCCGCTGCCCGCGTTCCTGGAACAGCGCATGCGCGGAACCGCCGGGAGCAACAACTACACCGGCTACCGCTCGGCGGAGTTCGACGCCCTGTTCTCCCGCGCGATGGGCTCGCCCGGCGAAGCCGATCGCAGCCGGCTTTTCGCCGACGCCCAGCGGCTCGCGCGTGACCAGAGCGGTCTGCTGGTGTGGGGGTTCAGCGACTGGAACGTGGCGGTCTCCAGTTCGGTCGGCGGGCTGCGCCCGGCACCGCCGAACTCGCTGGACTGGGCGCGCTTCGACCGCGCGGTCGTGGGCTGATGGCGCTTGCCGCGCTGCGGCGCGCGGCCACCGCCGCCCTCCAGCTCGTCGCGGTGTCGGTGGCGGTGTTCGCGCTGACGTCGCTGCTACCCGGTGACACCGCGGTGGTGGTGCTGGGCGAGCACGCGACCGAGGAACAGCTCGCGGCACTGCGGGAGCGGATGCACCTGGACCGGCCACCGCTCGAACGCTTCGCGGCGTGGGCGGGCGGTCTGCTCCACGGCGATCTCGGCCGCTCGTCGCTCACCGGGCTCCCGGTCACCGAGGACATCGCGCGCGGGTTCACCACGACGGCGCTACTCGCGGTCGTGGCACTGGTCGTCGTGGTGCCGCTGGCGGTGGCGATCGGCGTGGCCGGCGGCCTGCGTCGCGGCTCGCTGCCGGACCGGGTGCTCAACAGCGCGGTGCTCCTGCTCAACTCGGTGCCGGAGTTCGCGCTGGCACTGCTGCTCGTGGGGCTTTTCGCGCTGCACCTCGCGTGGCTTCCGGCCACCGCCGCCGGTGCGTCGGGCTGGGAGCTGGCCGCCCAGCCGGCGTTGCTGGTGCTTCCCGTCAGCGTGCTGGTCGGCAAACAGCTCTGCGGTCTGGCGCGGCAGGTGCGAATCGGCGTCGCCGAAGCCGACGACGCGGAGTACGCGACGCACGTCCGATTCCACGGCCTGCCGGAGCGGACCGTGGTGCTGCGCCACGTGCTGCCCAACGCGATCGGCCCCGCGGTGCAGCAGCTGGCGAGGGTGGTCGACGGGCTGCTCGGCGGCGTGGTCGTCGTCGAGGCGGTGTTCGCGCTGCCGGGCATGGGCTCCGGCTTCGTCAACGCCGTCATGGCACGCGACCTGCCTTCGGTGCAGGCTTACGCGCTGGTGTTCGCCGCCGTCACGATCGCGGTCAACATGCTCGCCGACATCGCCGCCAAGCGGCTCGTACCGCAACGGGAGGTGATGGCGTGACCCGCCTGCTCGCGGCGGCCTCCGCCGCGGTGTTGCTCGCCGTACCCGCGCTCATGGCCCTGTTCGGCGGGTTCGTGGCGGGACCGGCGGACTCGAAGTCGCCGCCGCTGATGCCGCCGGACACCGGGCACCCGCTGGGCACCGACGCGCTCGGCCGCGACGTGCTCGATCTCGTGCTGACCGGCGGAGCTTCGATCGCCGCGCTGACCGGTCTGTCGCTGCTGCTCAGCTACCTCGCCGGCGTTCCGCTGGGACTGCTGGTCGCGGGCGCTCGCAGCCGGTGGGTGTCCGGCGGGCTGCTCCGCGTCCTGGACTTCGTGCTGGCGCTTCCCGGGCTGCTGGTGCTGCTGGTGCTGGCCGCCGTCGACTGGCGCGGCGCACCCGCCCTGGTTCTGGCCATCGCGGTGCTCCAGCTTCCCGCCGTGGTCCGCATCGCGCGCAGCGCGGCGCTGGCCCCCGGCTGCCGGGCGACGGTGGAAGCACTGACCATGCAAGGGGAATCGTGGTGGCGGATCCACCTGGGCCACGTCGGCCGGGCCGCGCTCGGGCCGGTCGCCACCGACGCCGGTACGCGGCTCGGGCTGGTGCTCTACCTCGTCGCGTCGGCGAACTTCCTGGGGCTCGGGCTGCCGCCGGCCTCCAGCGACTGGGCGGTGCTCGTGGAGCGCAACAAGGAAGCCCTGTTCCTGCAACCGTTCGCGGTGCTGGTCCCGGCGGGCCTGCTCGTCGCGCTGTGCATGGGCGTCAACCTCCTCGCCGACCAGTTCCTCACCGGCCGCGGGGAGGTCCGGTCATGAGCGAATCGGTGCTCAGCGCGCGGGGACTCAGCGCGCTCACCGGTGCACAGCGGCTGCTGGACGAGATCGACCTCGACGTGGCGGCGGGGGCGGTGGTCGCGGTGCTCGGCGAGTCCGGCGCGGGCAAGACCACACTCGGCCTGGCGCTGCAGGGTGAACACCGCACGGGCATCCGGCTCGCGGGCAGCGTCCGGCTCGGTACCGGCGAACTGCTCGGGCTGCCCGCACGGCAGCGCCGGGCGGCGCGCGCCAACGGCATCGGCTACCTGCCGCAGCACCCGGGCGCGGTGCTCAACCCCGTGCGGCGGATCGGCGGCGTGCTGGAGGAACTCGCCGCGGTGGTGCACGCGACACGGCACGACCGCGAGGAAGCCGTCGGCGAAGCGCTGCGTGCGGCACGGCTGGAGCCGCTGCCCCAACTGCTCCGGAGCTTCCCCCACCAGCTCTCCGGCGGACAGCAGCAACGCGTGGCACTGGCCCAAGCGCTGGTCGCACGTCCCGGAATCCTCGTCCTGGACGAACCCGCGACGGGGCTGGACGCCATCACGAAGTCCGAGCTCGCGGGAACGCTGGAGCGGTTGTCCGGCGCCGGGACCTCACTGGTCGTGCTCACCCACGATCTCGCGCTGGCCCGTCGGATCGCCGACGAGGTGGTGGTCCTGCGCGACGGTCGCAGCGTCGAGCACGGGCCCGCGAACACGGTGCTGTCCGACCCCGGGCACGACTGGACCCGGAGGCTTCTCGCCGCCGAGCCTCGCCTGGAGTCCAGCGCCGCACCCGTTGCGGCACAGGAGAAACCCGGCACCGCGGCGAGAAGCGGCCTTCGAGCCCGAGGACTCGGCAAGCGGGCAGCGAACGGACGACGACTGTTGTCCGATGTGGACATCGACGTCGTGCCCGGGCACTGCCTGGCGCTCGTCGGACGATCCGGAGCGGGCAAGACCACGCTCGCCCGCTGCCTGGCGGGTCTGAGCAAGCCGGACACCGGCGAAGTCGTGCTCGACGGCACCGTGCTCGCTCCCGCCGTCCAGCGTCGCACGAAAATCCAGCGGCGCAGGGTCCAGTACGTGCACCAGGACGCGCGTGCCTCGTTCGACCAGTTCAGCCCGGTCCTGGCGCAGGTCGCGCGAGCCGTGCGGCTGGCCCGGGGCGGCGGAAAGCAGGAAGCGCGCACCGAAGCGGCCCGTCTGCTCAGCGGTGCGGGCGTGACGCCGGAGCAGACCGGCCGCCGCCCCGGCGCACTGTCCGGCGGCCAGCTGCAACGAGCCGCGGTGGCCCGCGCGCTCGCGGCGGACCCGGCGGTGCTGGTCTGCGACGAGATCACCTCCGGGCAGGACCCGGTGCACCAGGCCGGACTGCTCGAACTGCTCGCCGACGCGGTGCGGTCCACCGGTGTCGCGCTGGTGCTGATCAGCCACGACCTGCCTGCCGTCGCCTCAGTGGCCGACGAGATCTACGTGCTGGAAGCGGGACGCTGCGTGGAAACCGCCCCGACGCACACCCTGCTCTCGGCGCCGGGCACGAGCTTCGCTCGCGACCTGGTCGCGAGCGCGCGCGAAGGCGCGCAGCCGCAACGACTTCCGGGCGGCTCCGCCCCCTAGCCCCGCCCCGCCGGCCGCTCGCAGCGCTGCGCCAGCGCGATGGCGTCGTAGGGGGCGTGGACCTTGACGTCGTTGTCGAAGTAGACGTAGACGTCCCGGCCTTTCGTCCGCCGCGCGGGCGGAGCGACAGTGTGGGCGGTGCGCGGACTGCGGCCCTGGTGCCAGTCGTGCACCATTCCCGCCCAGCGGTCGAGCGCGCTGCCGGTGTAGCCGCTGACGTAGAGCTCCTCGGCACCGTGCAGCCGGACGTAGACGAAGTCGCTGGTGACGTCCTCCAGGTACGGCCACTTCCCGGCGGTGTCGGCGACGACGAGCCCGATGTCGTGCTCCCGCAACAGCTCCACTGCCTCGGCGCCGGCGAAGCTCGGGTGGCGGACCTCCAGGGCGTGGCGCAGCGGCTGGTCGATCTCGGTCTCGGTCAACGCGCGGCCGCGCAGGCGGTCGTCGTGCCGGGCCGCCAGGTCCGCCGCCGCGCCGGTGCTCCGGGGCAGCAGGGCGAAGAACTCCGCGAGCCGCTCGGCGTCGAAACCCAGCGACGGCGGCAGCTGCCACAGCAGCGGCCCCAGCTTGCCGCCGAGGGCGAGCACACCGGAGGCGAAGAAGTTGGCCATCGCCGTCTCGACGCCGCGCAGCTTCTTCATGTGCGTGATGTAGCGGCTTCCCTTGACCGCGAACAGGAAGTCGGCGGGCGTCTGCGCCGCCCAGTCGCGGTAGCTCTCCGGCCGCCGCAACGAGTAGAAGGACGCGTTGATCTCGGCGGAGTCGAGCTTGCTGGACAGGTACTCCAGCTCTCCGCCACGCCGCAGGCCGGCCGGGTAGAACGAGCCGCGCCAAGGCTCGTAGACCCACCCGGAGGTACCGATCCGCACGCGGTGCGCCTTCGATCCCGATCCCATGACCCCGCTCAGCGTACCGGCCCCGGCGTCCAGTCGTGGGGCGAAGACGCCTCGCCGCCGGGAACCCCGCGGGACTCCCGGCGGCGAGCACGCGGTCAGACGGCGGCCTTCTCCCCTGCGGACTCCGGCTCCCGCCCGGCGTGCAGGCCGCGCCGGAACGTCTCCGGTGCGGCGAACATCGACGCGGCCGCGACCAGCGCCCCGGCGGCGACCAGCGCCGCGACGCTCCACGACGCGCCGCCGGACGACATGATCAGCGAGGTGGCCAGCAGCGGGGTGAACCCGCCGAGGAGCACGCTGCCGATCTGGTAGCCGATCGACACGCCGCTGTAGCGGACCCGGGGCTCGAACAGCTCGGTGTAGAACGCCGCGATCGGTGCGAACACCGCGCCGTGCGGGACGGCGAGCGCGACCGCCAGGGCCAGCGCGATCAGTGCCGGCGACCGGGTGTCGACCAGCAGGAAGAACGGCCAGGCGTAGGCGGCCATGAACAGCGCGCCACCGATGAACACCGGCCTGCGGCCGACCCGGTCCGACAACGCGCCCCACAGCGGCAGCGCCACGATGTTCAGCGCCGCCGCCAGCATCACGCCGGTGAGCCCGGCCTGGCGCGGCAGTCCGAGATGCTGGGTGACGTAGCTGAGGATGAAGACGGTGAACACGTAGTAGTTGCCGCCTTCGGCGAAGCGGACCCCGACCGCGATCAGGATCTGCTTCGGATGGGTCCGCAGCACCTCGACCAGCGGCCTGCGCGCCGGGCCCTCCGCGGCGGTGGCCGCCGCGAACGACTCCGACTCGTTGATGCGGAACCGGATGTAGAGGCCCACCACGGCCAGCACGATGCTCAGCAGGAACGGCACCCTCCAGCCCCAGGCGAGCAGCTGCGGCTCCGGCAGCGCGGAGACGAGGCTGAACACGCCGGTGCCGAGCAGGAGCCCGGCCGACACACCGGTCTGCGGCCACGCGCCGTACCGGCCGCGCTTGTCGTCGGGGGCGTGTTCCACGGCCATCAGGACCGCACCACCCCATTCGCCGCCGACGGCGAAGCCCTGGACGAGCCGCAGCACGACCAGTAGCACGGGCGCGATGACGCCGACCTGCTCGTAGGTCGGCAGCAGGCCGATCAGCGTGGTGGCGGCGCCCATCAGCAGCAGGGTCGCCACCAGCATCGCCTTGCGGCCCAGCCGGTCGCCGTAGTGCCCGGCGACGAAACCGCCGACCGGACGCGCGACGAAACCGGCGGCGAACGTCCCGAACGCGGCCAGCGTGCCCGCGGTGGGACTGACGTCGCTGAAGAACAGCCGGTTGAAGATCAGCGCGGCCGCGGTGCCGTAGATGGTGAAGTCGTACCACTCGATGACGCTGCCGATGGTGCTCGAGGTCAGCGTCCTCGGCGCGGACGAGGCCCCGGTGCGCTTCGTTGCGTTGGAGGACATGCCGTGCTTTCTGGTCGGGGCCGGTCAGGAGCGGGCGACGGCGCCGGGCGCCCAGGGCAGCGGCGCGTCGGCGTACTTGGCGGCGCGGACGTCGCCGGAGCGGGCGTGGCCCTCGAACAGCTCCACGCGCGCGGCGCGACCGCACACCTCGCCGAGCCGGGCGCTGGCGGCCTGGTCGGTGACCTCCTGGTAGGTGACGGTCTTGAGGTACTTGCCGACCCACAGCCCGCCGGTGTAGCGGGCCGCTCCGCGGGTGGGCAGCACGTGGTTGGTGCCGATCACCTTGTCCCCGTAGGAAACGCACGTGCCCTCGCCGAGGAACAGCGCACCGTAGTTGCGCATCTTCTCCAGCGCCTCGCGCGGGTTCGCGGTGAGGATCTGCACGTGCTCGCTGGCGTAGGTGTCGGCCAGCGCGTAGGCCTCGTCGAGGTCGGCGACGACGTGGACCTCGCCGTGGTCGCGCCACGCGGGTTCGGCGTTGTCGCGCGTGGGCATCTCGAGCAGCAGCTCGTCGATCTCGTTGATGACCTGCCTGCCGAGGGCCTGCGAGGTGGTGATCAGCACCGCGGGCGAGTCGGGGCCGTGCTCGGCCTGGCTGAGCAGGTCGACGGCCGTGACGAACGGGTCGGCGGTCTCGTCGGCGACGACGAGCACCTCGGTCGGGCCCGCGAACAGGTCGATGCCGACCTCGCCGAAGAGCTGGCGCTTGGCCTCGGCCACGAAGGCGTTGCCGGGGCCGGCCAGCATGTCCACCGACTCCATGCTCTCGGTGCCCAGCGCCATGCTCACCACCGCCTGCACGCCGCCGAGCAGGTGGATCTCGTCGGCACCGGCCAGGTGCATGGCGGCGACCGTGGCGTCGGGGATCTCGCCGCGGATCGGCGGCGTGCAGGCGACCACCCGCGGCACGCCCGCGGCCTTGGCCGTCAGGATCGTCATGTGCGCCGAGGCCAGCAGCGGGTAGCGGCCGCCGGGCACGTAGGCGCCGGCCGCGGCGATCGGGATGTGCTTCTGGCCCAGGTGGACCCCGGGCAGGGTCTCCACCTCGAACTCCCGCATCGAGGCGAGCTGGTGCTCGGCGAAGGTGCGCACCTGCCGCTGGACGAACTCGATGTCGGCGATGACCTGCTCGGGCACCCGCGCGACGATCTCGGCGATCTGCTCGGAGGAGAGGCGGAACGACTCCGGCTCCCAGCGGTCGAAGCGGGCCGAGTACTCGCGGACCGCCTGGTCACCGCGGGTCCGGATGTCGGCGATGATCGACTCGACCTTCTCCTGCACGTCGGGAAGCGAGGTCGCGGCGGCCGCGGAGCGGGCGTCCGGGGTTTTCAGGGCGAGAGACATGGGTGGCGATCCTTCGCATGTTTACGTACACATCCTCTTGGCGAAGAACCATAGGGCGGTAGTCTTGTTTACGTAAACCCCCGACGGCCCTTTCTCGATCCAGGCATGGAGGTGCCCGGTGGTCACCAGCCGGGACGTAGCCCAACTCGCCGGCGTCTCCCAGATGACGGTGTCACGAGTCCTGCAGGGCAGCACCAAGGTCGCCGCGGCGACCAGGGAGCGCGTGCTGGCCGCGATGAAGGAGGCCGGCTACCGGCCGCACGCCGCGGCGCGCACGATGCGGACCCGGCGCACCGGCACGGTCGGCGTCGTGGTCGCCGACATCACCAACCCCTTCTACCCGCAGCTGCTCGAGGCGGTCGGGCAGGCGCTGGGCGAGGCCGGGCAGCGGATGGTCCTGTGGAACGCCCCCGACTTCGGCGGGTCCAGCGCGCTGGCGGCGCTGGACGACGGCACGGTCGACGGCCTGATCTTCACGACCGTCACCGAGGGCTCGGCCGAGCTCGCCGAGGCGCTGCGGCGCGGCGACCCGGTGGTGTTGCTGCACCGCGGCCTGGACTCGCTGGAATGCGACCAGGTCACCACCGACAACGTCGCGGGCGGCCGCGCGGTCGCCGACTACCTGGTGGCGGGCGGGCACACCCGGATCGGCTTCCTGCGTGGCCCCGAGCTGCCGAGCACGGCGCGCCACCGCGAGCAGGGCTTCCGCGAGCGGCTGGCCGAACTCCGACATCCGCTGGCCGAGGCGCTGACCAGGCAGGGCGGCTTCGCCCACGACGTGTCGCGGAGGGCGATGCGCGACCTGCTCTCGCAGGAGGAGCCGCCCACCGCGGTGTTCTGCGCCAACGACCTCACCGCGCTGGGCGCGGTGGACGGCGCGGTGTCACTCGGACGCCGCGTCCCGCAGGACGTGTGGGTGGTCGGCTACGACGACATCGCCATGACGGCGTGGGACTCCTACGACCTGACCACCGTCCGCCAGCCCATCGCCGACATGGCGCGCGCCGCGGTCGGGCTGCTGCTCGAACGCGTCGAGGACCGTTCGCTGCCGCCTCGCAGGCAGACGTTCCCCAGCGAGCTCACCATCCGGGGGTCGACAGCCCGCACCGCATGGCCGGGAGAATGATCGACTTCGTGCCCCGCAGGGGTTTCGCCGCGGCACGCCCGGGCAATCCCGTGAGTTGAAACGGCAAGCGACCCCGCAGGTACAGGAGGCGACATGAGCACGGATCGTTCGACGCTGGAGGCGACCCTCTCGGCTGCGGACTTCCCTGCGAGCAAGGAGCAGATCGTCGACTACGCCGCCGGCAACGGCGCCGACGAGGAGACGTTGCGCGCGCTGCGAGCGCTGCCGCTCGCCGACTACGGCAACGTCGAGGAGGTCATCCGCTCGGCTCCCCTGGACAAGGGGATCGAAGAGGGGCAGTCCAGCTCGGACAAGGCCCAGCAGGCGCGGCAGCACACCAAGGACGGTCTCGCCGAGCACGAGACCGAGGTGCCGAGCAACCCGATCGTCGAAGAGCTGGGCGAGAACCGCGGGAGCTGACCGCGGGCCGGTGCCGAACAGGGCAGGACCGCGACGCGCGGCAGCGCGGCTGGGGTCGCCGGTCCCTGCCCGGGTGCTTCGGTGACGGCGGTGGCAACAGCGCCGCCACCGAAGCACTTCAGCTTGCAGCAGTTCCCTGACGCGTGAACGCCTCCTCGCCGCACCTTCGAGCGAACGCGCCGCATCCAACGCTTTCCGTTGGCGCCGTGCTGCTTTTCCATGCCAGGCCGCCGATGTCTCATGCGTCCACAGCCGGTGGCACCTGGCCCCGAAGTGTCGACCCCGCCTCGTCGAGGCGCTGACGCAGACGAGCCGGGCACTCGGTTCCCGGTGGTCGCCACCCCTCGTTGCGTACCGATGTAACACGCCCCTACAATATGAGGCGTGTGCAAATAAAGGCGTGTG of Saccharopolyspora erythraea contains these proteins:
- a CDS encoding ABC transporter ATP-binding protein, encoding MSESVLSARGLSALTGAQRLLDEIDLDVAAGAVVAVLGESGAGKTTLGLALQGEHRTGIRLAGSVRLGTGELLGLPARQRRAARANGIGYLPQHPGAVLNPVRRIGGVLEELAAVVHATRHDREEAVGEALRAARLEPLPQLLRSFPHQLSGGQQQRVALAQALVARPGILVLDEPATGLDAITKSELAGTLERLSGAGTSLVVLTHDLALARRIADEVVVLRDGRSVEHGPANTVLSDPGHDWTRRLLAAEPRLESSAAPVAAQEKPGTAARSGLRARGLGKRAANGRRLLSDVDIDVVPGHCLALVGRSGAGKTTLARCLAGLSKPDTGEVVLDGTVLAPAVQRRTKIQRRRVQYVHQDARASFDQFSPVLAQVARAVRLARGGGKQEARTEAARLLSGAGVTPEQTGRRPGALSGGQLQRAAVARALAADPAVLVCDEITSGQDPVHQAGLLELLADAVRSTGVALVLISHDLPAVASVADEIYVLEAGRCVETAPTHTLLSAPGTSFARDLVASAREGAQPQRLPGGSAP
- a CDS encoding DUF72 domain-containing protein, coding for MGSGSKAHRVRIGTSGWVYEPWRGSFYPAGLRRGGELEYLSSKLDSAEINASFYSLRRPESYRDWAAQTPADFLFAVKGSRYITHMKKLRGVETAMANFFASGVLALGGKLGPLLWQLPPSLGFDAERLAEFFALLPRSTGAAADLAARHDDRLRGRALTETEIDQPLRHALEVRHPSFAGAEAVELLREHDIGLVVADTAGKWPYLEDVTSDFVYVRLHGAEELYVSGYTGSALDRWAGMVHDWHQGRSPRTAHTVAPPARRTKGRDVYVYFDNDVKVHAPYDAIALAQRCERPAGRG
- a CDS encoding MFS transporter, whose product is MSSNATKRTGASSAPRTLTSSTIGSVIEWYDFTIYGTAAALIFNRLFFSDVSPTAGTLAAFGTFAAGFVARPVGGFVAGHYGDRLGRKAMLVATLLLMGAATTLIGLLPTYEQVGVIAPVLLVVLRLVQGFAVGGEWGGAVLMAVEHAPDDKRGRYGAWPQTGVSAGLLLGTGVFSLVSALPEPQLLAWGWRVPFLLSIVLAVVGLYIRFRINESESFAAATAAEGPARRPLVEVLRTHPKQILIAVGVRFAEGGNYYVFTVFILSYVTQHLGLPRQAGLTGVMLAAALNIVALPLWGALSDRVGRRPVFIGGALFMAAYAWPFFLLVDTRSPALIALALAVALAVPHGAVFAPIAAFYTELFEPRVRYSGVSIGYQIGSVLLGGFTPLLATSLIMSSGGASWSVAALVAAGALVAAASMFAAPETFRRGLHAGREPESAGEKAAV
- a CDS encoding ABC transporter permease; protein product: MTRLLAAASAAVLLAVPALMALFGGFVAGPADSKSPPLMPPDTGHPLGTDALGRDVLDLVLTGGASIAALTGLSLLLSYLAGVPLGLLVAGARSRWVSGGLLRVLDFVLALPGLLVLLVLAAVDWRGAPALVLAIAVLQLPAVVRIARSAALAPGCRATVEALTMQGESWWRIHLGHVGRAALGPVATDAGTRLGLVLYLVASANFLGLGLPPASSDWAVLVERNKEALFLQPFAVLVPAGLLVALCMGVNLLADQFLTGRGEVRS
- the hisD gene encoding histidinol dehydrogenase: MSLALKTPDARSAAAATSLPDVQEKVESIIADIRTRGDQAVREYSARFDRWEPESFRLSSEQIAEIVARVPEQVIADIEFVQRQVRTFAEHQLASMREFEVETLPGVHLGQKHIPIAAAGAYVPGGRYPLLASAHMTILTAKAAGVPRVVACTPPIRGEIPDATVAAMHLAGADEIHLLGGVQAVVSMALGTESMESVDMLAGPGNAFVAEAKRQLFGEVGIDLFAGPTEVLVVADETADPFVTAVDLLSQAEHGPDSPAVLITTSQALGRQVINEIDELLLEMPTRDNAEPAWRDHGEVHVVADLDEAYALADTYASEHVQILTANPREALEKMRNYGALFLGEGTCVSYGDKVIGTNHVLPTRGAARYTGGLWVGKYLKTVTYQEVTDQAASARLGEVCGRAARVELFEGHARSGDVRAAKYADAPLPWAPGAVARS